GGGCGCGCCTTCCGCGCCTACTCGAATCCTTCCATCTCACCCACTTGGCCGCCCGCTACCCATCCGAGCTCTCCGGCGGCGAAACGCAGCGCGTGGCGCTCGCCCGCGCCCTCATGGCCGAGCCCGAAGCACTCCTCCTCGACGAGCCCTTTACCTCCCTGGACGAGGACGCGCGCCGCATCGCGCAGGCCGAGGTGCTGGCGGCGCACGCGGAGTGGCGCATCCCCTTCGTCTTCGTCACCCACGACCGCGCCGAGGCTGAGCGCATGGGCGATCGCATCCTCTTTCTGCGCGACGGGCGGCAGGTGGGGGAGGAAGTGCGTTAGTGCGTTAGTGCGTGCCAAGCCAGTGTCATCCTGAGAGAGCCGCCGACCCCATACTCTGCGGCGTACCCCGGCCTCCCCTGCGGCGAACGAAGGATCTAGCCGGCGCCGGGCCGGGCTTCGCGACTCACCGCCGTCCCCTCGTCACGCGCAGTAGATCCTTCGC
The Longimicrobium sp. DNA segment above includes these coding regions:
- a CDS encoding ATP-binding cassette domain-containing protein; translated protein: MLEVRAARRLPEFTLEVDFQVRDEVLVLFGPSGAGKTMTLRLVAGLERPDEGEIRLGGRVLVSREARVWVPPRERRCGLVFQDSALFPHLTVSGNVLFGARTPAARARLPRLLESFHLTHLAARYPSELSGGETQRVALARALMAEPEALLLDEPFTSLDEDARRIAQAEVLAAHAEWRIPFVFVTHDRAEAERMGDRILFLRDGRQVGEEVR